The following proteins are encoded in a genomic region of Cryptomeria japonica chromosome 11, Sugi_1.0, whole genome shotgun sequence:
- the LOC131067232 gene encoding pectinesterase-like: MASQLLLLLVVVIVVLFSQSEGATPQNGIQSACELAPDRKSCESSLSENPGSLRGGPKDMTHIALNMSISNAQTVGGFISSDSRRSSMNAKQSQAVDDCLQLYDLTVYYLTESLSILTDSSLQWKDAVDIQSYLSAALTSQITCLDGLNEANIDLHLLSFTDHVPNASRSVSNSLAIVEKLFIRAMKSSKTSVHSRRLLSDAHQVDHEPLDDDFSSWLSGEDRRLLLQTVAGVNLTGNMVTVARNGSGDYTTITDAINAVANKSANRSVIYVTAGVYEEYVSVASNKYNIMLIGDGKDVTVITGNRSFVDGSTTFNSATLATTGKGFLARDLTIENTAGAIKHQAVALRVGADLSAFYRCSFKGYQDTLYVHSLRQFYRECDIYGTVDYIFGNSAVVFQNCTLLARTPLTGQQNVFTAQGRTDPNQNTGISIHGCKVTAAPDLVPVMSSVRTYLGRPWKEYSRTVYMQSYLDSLIQPAGWLEWNGTFALSTLYYGEYGNQGPGSNTSQRVTWPGYHVMNTTDAQNFTVTNYIFGDSWLPATSIPYNGDLF; the protein is encoded by the exons ATGGCTTCTCAGTTGCTGCTCCTTTTGGTTGTGGTGATAGTTGTTTTATTTTCTCAAAGTGAAGGCGCCACTCCACAAAACGGCATTCAATCTGCCTGCGAATTGGCTCCTGATCGTAAATCATGCGAGTCAAGCCTTTCTGAAAATCCAGGGTCTTTACGAGGAGGCCCAAAAGATATGACTCATATTGCCCTCAACATGAGCATATCTAACGCCCAAACGGTTGGAGGCTTCATTTCCAGTGACTCTCGCAGATCATCCATGAATGCTAAGCAGAGTCAAGCCGTCGACGACTGCCTCCAACTGTACGATCTGACCGTCTATTATCTGACGGAGAGTCTGTCAATCTTGACAGATTCTTCATTACAATGGAAAGATGCAGTGGATATTCAGAGCTATCTGAGTGCAGCCCTGACGAGCCAGATCACCTGTCTCGACGGCCTCAACGAAGCAAACATCGATCTCCATTTGCTGTCTTTCACAGATCATGTGCCAAACGCGTCCCGGTCAGTGAGTAATTCCCTGGCTATTGTAGAGAAGCTTTTTATCAGAGCCATGAAGTCCTCAAAAACTTCAGTCCACAGCCGACGCTTGTTATCTGACGCCCATCAAGTTGATCACGAACCCCTCGACGACGACTTCTCGTCGTGGTTATCTGGAGAGGACAGAAGATTGCTTCTTCAGACTGTAGCCGGCGTCAATTTGACAGGAAACATGGTGACGGTGGCGCGGAATGGCAGCGGTGATTACACCACAATCACTGATGCCATTAATGCCGTTGCAAACAAAAGTGCAAACAGATCAGTGATTTATGTAACCGCAGGAGTGTACGAGGAATACGTAAGCGTGGCGAGTAACAAATATAATATCATGCTCATTGGAGATGGAAAAGACGTCACTGTGATCACTGGTAACAGAAGCTTTGTAGATGGCTCCACTACTTTCAACTCTGCCACTCTCG CCACGACTGGGAAAGGTTTTCTTGCAAGAGACCTCACAATTGAGAACACAGCAGGTGCAATAAAGCACCAGGCCGTTGCTCTACGGGTGGGAGCAGATTTATCTGCTTTTTACAGGTGCAGCTTCAAAGGGTATCAAGACACTCTGTACGTGCACTCACTCCGTCAATTCTACAGAGAATGTGATATCTATGGCACTGTAGATTACATATTCGGCAACTCCGCTGTAGTATTCCAAAACTGCACTCTTTTGGCACGAACACCATTGACCGGGCAGCAGAATGTATTCACAGCTCAAGGTAGAACAGACCCAAATCAAAACACGGGGATATCGATTCACGGCTGTAAGGTTACTGCGGCCCCTGATCTGGTTCCTGTTATGAGCTCTGTCCGTACGTACCTGGGGAGGCCATGGAAAGAGTACTCACGTACTGTTTACATGCAATCTTATTTGGATAGTTTGATCCAGCCGGCTGGGTGGTTAGAATGGAATGGTACATTTGCCTTGAGCACGTTGTATTATGGTGAATACGGAAATCAAGGTCCAGGGTCAAATACTTCACAGCGAGTTACTTGGCCTGGTTATCATGTAATGAACACAACTGACGCTCAAAATTTCACGGTAACTAACTACATCTTTGGTGATTCATGGTTACCAGCAACTTCCATACCTTATAATGGAGACttgttttaa